A stretch of DNA from Lysinibacillus sp. B2A1:
AAGGTACATGGTGACATGTTTCAAAAGTCAGGTGTACCGGACATCCTAGCTTGTATCAATGGAAAGTTCGTAGGCATTGAAGTAAAACGTCCAGGTGGAGTTGTGAGTGAGCTCCAAAAATACAATATCGAAAAAATTCAAGCTGCAGGAGGTGTAGCATTTGTCGCATACAGTGTCGAAGATGTCCGAATTAATCTCGACCGATTCCATGTTATATGAATATCAAAAAGAAGTGTTAAAAGTTGCTAGACCTAACTGGCTCTATGCCCTTGATACAGGTACCGGCAAAACAATCTTATCCATTCATCATTA
This window harbors:
- a CDS encoding recombinase RecB — translated: MKVHGDMFQKSGVPDILACINGKFVGIEVKRPGGVVSELQKYNIEKIQAAGGVAFVAYSVEDVRINLDRFHVI